A genomic window from Streptomyces sp. MST-110588 includes:
- a CDS encoding DUF4331 domain-containing protein — MSTASLRRPPARALLAGGIALVATSLATGTAALGPAPATASSHREAPLISGQPEYDNTDVYAFTSPDKPDTTTLIANWWPFAEPAGGPNFYKFPTDARYDIHIDNTGDGRSELIYRWTFEESYRSKDTFLYNTGPVTSLDDPDLNYRQTYDLQLLQFKDGKQTGTQTLADDAPIAPSNVGKASMPRYGDLRKQAVRAVGGSGTSYVGQADDPFFLDLRVFDLLYGGDLSEVGRDTLKGYNVNTVALQVPTKELTAGPGKPVIGVWSTTERRTAANGWQQVSRLGMPLVNELVIPVRDKDTFNASTPWQDGRFAKYVNDPEVARLLEKIYKLKAPAVPRKDLVQVFLTGVPGLNQPDGVRPHEAIRLNTSIKPAADPKRLGVLDGDRAGYPNGRRLTDDTVDISLQVVRGELAGQKNDLGDAVDANDKKFDGRFPYVAEPTSGSRGPLAGGGSAASASSASPSVSSPSVSSPSAGPSVKNRAASPLTGGRPSAALPGASGTGEGDGRLVLISAASGAAALAVAGLGLLRWRRTRRRSTDRP; from the coding sequence ATGTCGACAGCATCACTCCGCAGGCCGCCGGCCCGGGCACTGCTGGCCGGGGGAATCGCGCTGGTGGCCACCTCCTTGGCCACGGGGACGGCCGCACTCGGCCCGGCCCCGGCCACCGCGTCGAGCCACCGGGAAGCACCGCTGATCTCCGGTCAGCCGGAATACGACAACACCGACGTGTACGCCTTCACCAGCCCGGACAAGCCGGACACCACCACGCTGATCGCCAACTGGTGGCCGTTCGCGGAGCCTGCCGGAGGCCCCAACTTCTACAAGTTCCCCACGGACGCCCGCTACGACATCCACATCGACAACACCGGCGACGGCCGGTCCGAACTGATCTACCGCTGGACCTTCGAAGAGAGCTACCGCAGCAAGGACACGTTCCTGTACAACACCGGCCCGGTCACCTCGCTCGACGACCCGGACCTCAACTACCGGCAGACCTACGACCTCCAGCTCCTGCAGTTCAAGGACGGCAAACAGACCGGCACGCAGACGCTGGCCGACGACGCGCCCATCGCCCCCTCCAACGTGGGCAAGGCATCCATGCCCCGGTACGGGGACCTGCGCAAGCAGGCCGTACGGGCGGTGGGCGGGAGCGGTACGTCCTACGTCGGGCAGGCGGACGACCCGTTCTTCCTGGACCTGCGCGTCTTCGACCTGCTCTACGGGGGCGACCTGTCCGAGGTCGGCCGGGACACGCTCAAGGGCTACAACGTCAACACCGTGGCCCTCCAGGTGCCGACGAAGGAGCTGACGGCCGGGCCCGGCAAGCCCGTCATCGGTGTCTGGAGCACCACCGAGCGCCGTACCGCGGCCAACGGCTGGCAGCAGGTGTCCCGGCTGGGGATGCCGCTCGTCAACGAACTGGTCATCCCGGTCAGGGACAAGGACACCTTCAACGCCTCCACGCCGTGGCAGGACGGCCGGTTCGCCAAGTACGTGAACGATCCCGAAGTGGCCCGGCTGCTGGAGAAGATCTACAAGCTCAAGGCACCCGCGGTACCCCGCAAGGACCTGGTGCAGGTCTTCCTCACCGGCGTGCCGGGACTCAACCAGCCGGACGGGGTGCGCCCGCACGAGGCGATCCGGCTCAACACCTCGATCAAGCCGGCCGCCGATCCCAAGCGGCTCGGCGTGCTGGACGGCGACCGGGCGGGCTATCCCAACGGACGCCGGCTCACCGACGACACCGTGGACATCTCCTTGCAGGTCGTCCGCGGTGAGCTGGCCGGGCAGAAGAACGACCTGGGTGACGCGGTCGACGCGAACGACAAGAAGTTCGACGGCCGGTTCCCGTACGTCGCCGAACCCACCTCCGGGTCGCGCGGGCCGCTGGCCGGTGGCGGCTCGGCCGCTTCCGCTTCCTCCGCCTCTCCTTCCGTGTCTTCTCCTTCCGTGTCCTCTCCTTCCGCGGGCCCGTCCGTGAAGAACAGGGCGGCAAGCCCGCTGACGGGCGGACGGCCCTCGGCCGCCCTGCCCGGGGCGTCCGGGACCGGCGAGGGGGACGGCCGGCTCGTCCTGATTTCCGCCGCCAGCGGTGCCGCGGCCCTGGCCGTGGCCGGGCTGGGGCTGCTGCGGTGGCGTCGTACCCGTCGGCGGAGCACCGACCGGCCGTGA
- a CDS encoding MerR family transcriptional regulator yields MRIGELAHATGTTTRALRYYEEQGLLRPDRSTNGYRSYGQGAVRVVENIRLLLAAGLTTDDLRLLDGCLRDELTGTHACADPTPKIEVFEQRLSLLQQRINDLVAVRDQLLDRLCDLRRPADTANRPACPAPVTTAATA; encoded by the coding sequence ATGCGCATCGGGGAGCTGGCCCACGCCACCGGCACGACGACCCGGGCCCTGCGCTACTACGAGGAACAGGGCCTCCTGCGCCCCGACCGGTCCACGAACGGCTACCGCAGCTACGGACAGGGCGCGGTACGCGTCGTGGAGAACATCCGGCTGCTCCTGGCCGCCGGCCTGACCACCGACGACCTGCGCCTCCTCGACGGCTGCCTGCGCGACGAGCTGACCGGCACCCACGCCTGCGCCGACCCCACTCCCAAGATCGAGGTCTTCGAACAGCGTCTGTCCCTGCTCCAGCAGCGCATCAACGACCTCGTCGCCGTACGCGACCAGCTCCTGGACCGGCTCTGCGACCTGCGCCGCCCCGCCGACACCGCCAACCGGCCGGCCTGCCCGGCGCCCGTGACGACGGCGGCGACCGCGTAA
- a CDS encoding MFS transporter has product MVPEHRRGTAVARVSLGLSLAMIAGLPLGTVIGRWLSWQATFAAVALLAVVAAGPLPALVRAPYAGSAPATEPLITELRVLTERRVQAVVAVTALGAAAAFTAYTFITPLLTEAAGFTASAVTLLLLLFGVGGTVGNLIGGKLADRSVARCAPRWRPWRERCCSSGRRSRSGPAVGGLLAVLALGIALAGHRGDRRRGDAPAAATRDRTGSRTSEPLHTP; this is encoded by the coding sequence GTGGTGCCCGAACACAGGCGGGGCACGGCGGTCGCCCGGGTCTCCCTGGGCCTGAGCCTGGCGATGATCGCGGGCCTGCCGCTGGGTACGGTGATCGGCCGGTGGCTCTCCTGGCAAGCCACCTTCGCGGCGGTGGCCCTGCTCGCCGTGGTCGCGGCCGGGCCGTTGCCGGCACTGGTACGCGCACCGTACGCCGGCTCCGCGCCCGCGACCGAGCCCCTCATCACCGAACTGCGGGTCCTGACCGAACGCCGGGTACAGGCCGTCGTCGCCGTCACCGCGCTCGGCGCCGCCGCCGCTTTCACCGCGTACACCTTCATCACCCCGCTGCTCACCGAGGCCGCCGGATTCACCGCCTCCGCCGTCACCCTGCTCCTGTTGCTCTTCGGTGTCGGCGGCACGGTGGGCAATCTCATCGGCGGGAAACTGGCGGACCGTTCGGTGGCGCGGTGTGCGCCACGGTGGCGGCCCTGGCGGGAGCGCTGCTGCTCTTCGGGGCGACGATCGAGGTCAGGCCCGGCGGTGGGCGGACTCCTTGCGGTGCTCGCCCTGGGCATCGCCCTGGCCGGACACCGCGGCGACCGGCGGCGCGGGGACGCCCCGGCCGCTGCCACGCGTGACCGGACCGGTTCACGTACCTCAGAGCCACTGCATACGCCATAA
- a CDS encoding DUF2252 domain-containing protein, with translation MSDAQHAHATPQERAARGRAARTLVPRSRHAEFTPTTDRPDPVAVIERQSATRLPELVPIRYGRMLQSPFRFFRGAAALMAGDLAGTPSTGLRAQLCGDAHLLNFRLLASPERHLMFDINDFDETLPGPWEWDVKRLSASLVIAGRANGYSGPERARVVRETVRAYREAMDGFAKMRNLDVWYARIDADELYGALSGEWDKEAQRRISRTLAKARTRDHLQALERLAHAVGDELRIAPDPPLVVPLGDLLPGAEREQLEQQLRELVERYARTLQADRRTLLTQYRVVDMARKVVGVGSVGTRCWILLLLGRDAADPLFLQAKEAQESVLAPFAETGTFTNQGERVVFGQRLMQAAGDMFLGWEQAEGLDGRRRDFYLRQLRDWKAIARVDTMTPGLMRLFGRLCGTTLARAHARSGDRIAIAAYLGRSDAFDRALAQFAESYADQNERDHRALAEAARTGRVTATSA, from the coding sequence ATGTCCGACGCCCAGCACGCGCACGCCACACCCCAGGAGCGGGCCGCCCGTGGCCGGGCCGCCCGCACCCTCGTACCGCGCTCCCGCCACGCGGAGTTCACTCCCACAACGGACCGGCCCGACCCGGTCGCCGTCATCGAGCGGCAGTCGGCGACCAGGCTCCCGGAGCTGGTGCCGATCCGGTACGGGCGGATGCTGCAGTCCCCCTTCCGCTTCTTCCGCGGCGCCGCCGCCCTCATGGCGGGCGACCTGGCCGGCACGCCGTCCACCGGGCTGCGGGCCCAGTTGTGCGGGGACGCGCACCTGCTGAACTTCCGGCTGCTCGCCTCCCCGGAACGGCACCTGATGTTCGACATCAACGACTTCGACGAGACACTGCCGGGCCCCTGGGAATGGGACGTCAAGCGGCTGTCGGCCAGCCTCGTCATCGCCGGCCGCGCCAACGGCTACAGCGGGCCGGAGCGGGCCCGGGTGGTACGGGAGACGGTCCGCGCCTACCGGGAGGCGATGGACGGCTTCGCCAAGATGCGCAACCTGGACGTGTGGTACGCGCGGATCGACGCGGACGAGCTGTACGGCGCGCTGAGCGGGGAGTGGGACAAGGAGGCGCAACGGCGGATCTCCCGGACCCTGGCCAAGGCCCGCACCCGCGACCACCTCCAAGCCCTGGAGCGGCTCGCCCACGCCGTCGGGGACGAGCTGCGGATCGCCCCCGACCCGCCGCTGGTCGTGCCGCTCGGCGACCTCCTGCCGGGCGCCGAACGCGAGCAACTGGAACAGCAGTTGCGGGAACTGGTCGAGCGCTACGCGCGGACCCTCCAGGCCGACCGGCGGACGCTGCTCACGCAGTACCGCGTGGTCGACATGGCCCGTAAGGTCGTCGGCGTCGGCAGTGTGGGAACCCGCTGCTGGATCCTCCTGCTGCTCGGCCGGGACGCCGCCGACCCGCTCTTCCTCCAGGCCAAGGAGGCGCAGGAGTCGGTGCTCGCGCCGTTCGCCGAAACGGGCACCTTCACCAACCAGGGGGAACGGGTCGTCTTCGGGCAGCGGCTGATGCAGGCGGCCGGCGACATGTTCCTCGGCTGGGAACAGGCCGAGGGCCTGGACGGGCGGCGGCGCGACTTCTACCTGCGCCAACTGCGCGACTGGAAGGCCATCGCCCGGGTCGACACCATGACGCCCGGCCTCATGCGGCTGTTCGGCCGGCTCTGCGGCACGACCCTGGCCCGTGCCCACGCCCGGTCCGGCGACCGGATCGCCATCGCCGCCTACCTGGGCCGCTCCGACGCCTTCGACCGCGCGCTGGCGCAGTTCGCCGAAAGCTACGCCGACCAGAACGAGCGCGACCACCGGGCGCTGGCCGAGGCGGCGCGCACCGGCCGGGTGACGGCGACGTCAGCGTAA
- a CDS encoding nitroreductase family deazaflavin-dependent oxidoreductase translates to MNTFNQRVIEEFRARRGAVGGQFEGRPLLLLTSTGAKSGLLRTNPVIYLPDGEDRFAVFASNGGAPTAPAWYHNLTAHPLATIEAGAGTYQVRATEAMDEERDRLWARQVVADPHFAAFQERTRRRIPVMVLTRQHTRP, encoded by the coding sequence ATGAATACGTTCAACCAACGAGTCATCGAAGAGTTCCGCGCCCGCCGAGGTGCCGTAGGCGGACAGTTCGAGGGACGGCCACTGCTCCTGTTGACCTCCACGGGAGCGAAGTCCGGCCTTCTGCGCACCAACCCCGTCATTTATCTTCCCGACGGCGAGGACCGGTTCGCCGTCTTCGCCTCCAACGGAGGCGCACCCACCGCGCCCGCCTGGTACCACAACCTGACCGCCCACCCCCTGGCGACGATCGAGGCCGGCGCCGGCACATACCAGGTCCGCGCCACCGAAGCCATGGATGAGGAAAGGGACCGGCTGTGGGCCCGGCAGGTCGTGGCCGACCCGCACTTCGCGGCCTTCCAGGAACGCACCCGGCGCCGTATCCCCGTCATGGTGCTCACCCGGCAGCACACCCGGCCTTGA
- a CDS encoding YhjD/YihY/BrkB family envelope integrity protein has translation MTITDLARPLAGRIVRQLVSVNILDLATRLAAQAFLAALPMLIAVSSFCPYAVRQELVNSLRSLFGADSSVLAQTHLTHGASDPELHSWGAVGVLVALLSATAFTRVLQRVCERSWHLPHAGARIVAWRWALWLVVWIAALLYQGLLHRAFGAGPGLGIPLQMAGAVAMWWWTQHLLLAGRLPWLPLLPGALLTGVGVVAFSSVSGLWLPRALDRSVERYGQLGSVFTLLSWLILFFATVVSGIAVGQVLAHTGPLRRRLGVPEESLR, from the coding sequence ATGACGATCACCGATCTCGCCCGGCCACTGGCGGGGCGTATCGTGCGGCAGCTCGTGAGCGTCAACATCCTGGACCTCGCGACGCGGCTGGCGGCGCAGGCGTTCCTGGCCGCGTTGCCGATGCTGATCGCCGTCTCGTCCTTCTGCCCGTACGCCGTGCGGCAGGAGCTGGTGAACTCGCTGCGCTCCCTGTTCGGGGCGGACAGCTCCGTCCTGGCGCAGACGCACCTGACCCATGGGGCCTCGGACCCGGAACTGCACAGTTGGGGAGCGGTCGGTGTGCTGGTCGCCCTGCTGTCCGCCACGGCCTTCACCCGGGTCCTCCAGCGGGTGTGCGAACGTTCCTGGCACCTGCCGCACGCGGGGGCGCGGATCGTGGCCTGGCGCTGGGCGCTGTGGCTCGTGGTCTGGATCGCCGCGCTCCTGTATCAGGGGCTGCTCCACCGGGCGTTCGGCGCGGGCCCGGGCCTGGGGATACCTCTCCAGATGGCCGGCGCCGTCGCGATGTGGTGGTGGACCCAGCACCTGCTGCTCGCCGGGCGTCTGCCCTGGCTGCCGTTGCTGCCGGGTGCGCTGCTGACCGGTGTGGGCGTGGTGGCGTTCTCCTCGGTCTCCGGTCTGTGGCTGCCGCGCGCGCTGGACCGCAGCGTCGAGCGGTACGGGCAGCTCGGCTCCGTCTTCACGCTGTTGTCCTGGCTGATCCTCTTCTTCGCCACCGTCGTGTCCGGTATCGCCGTCGGGCAAGTACTGGCCCATACCGGGCCTTTGCGCCGTCGGCTGGGGGTGCCGGAGGAATCCTTACGCTGA